The segment CTGGCAGGGCGGCTTCGACGTAATCGCCGAGCTGCTGGCGAAGCTCGAGGCGGAAGCCGGTGCCGCTTCCGCCTCCCAGGCGTAAGGCCGGCCGCTTAGCGGCCAGGGCGCGCACGGGGCGCGGGTCCGCGCGGACCCGCCTTCGCCGCTGCTGCGGCCCCCTTTCCCTTTCGTCGTCCGCGCAAGGGGGCGCCGCGAGCGCGCGTCGGGTCGCGTGGCCACCGCCTCCCGCTCCTACCCCTCGCCACCCCGGGTCAGCGGCCGCTGGCCGCGCACGCCGCGGTCTTGTGGTGGCCGCCCGTCCATCCCCTTTCCGTCATCCCCGACGAGGCGCAGCGCGCCGGGGATCTTATCGTGGCCGCGCTTCAGGCGAAGGCGAGCCGGCGTACCGCCGTACCCGCTGGCGCTTCCAACCGCCGGGCCCTTGACCTTGCGCATTCCGACTCCGGGCCCGTCACGGACCTGATCCGGGATCTCGGGGACCACGCGCCCCCCTCGTTTGGGGCGACGGGTGTTCGTGGCGCCCGTGGCACGACTCCGGCCCTGTCTCGGGCTTGGTCCATCTCGCGGTCCGGGCGGCCCGCTCGTCTGGAATGCTGGGCGGCGGCGGTACCTGGCGCGTGGCGTGTAGCGAAGTCGGTGGTGGATGGGGCTGGCCCCTAAGGCAAGGACGGTGGCGGTGGAGGCCCGAGTCCCTCGGCGGCTGTGCCCGGGCGCTGGCCGCGGCGCGGCGCGGACCCCCGCTACGCGAAGAAGCCGGGCTTGCGCCCGGCCCCAGGTTCACGAAAGGCGGATCAGGCCTCTTCCAGCTCGCCGGCTTCGCCCTTGGGGGCCTTGCCCCAGTAGGAGACGATGATCAGGTAGCTGGTCAGGTAGGTGGCCAGGGTGCCCACGATGATGATCGTCCAAAGCTGCAGGTTGGAGAAGCCGAACTCCTGCTTCCAGCCCGCCAGCGAGGTGGTGAGCAGGAACGCGATCAGCGCGAAGGTCACGCTGGTGCGCACCGGGTGGCGGGTGGGCAGCTCCAGGTAGCGCTGCTTGGTCTTGCGGGTGTCGAGGAAGGGCAGCAGCACCGCGGCGATGCCCAGCAGGCCGGGCACGAGCACGCCGCCGATGAACTCGGAGTTGATGGCGGCGCCGAAGGGCAGCGGAATCTTGAGGTCGCCCGGGATGATCTGCAGGATGCCGTAGATCCAAAGGAAGTACCAGTCGGGCTTGACCGCCGGGGTGGAGGCCGTGGGCGGCCCGAAGGCCTCGACCGGGTGGGCGATGTAGCTGCCGCCGATGAAGAAGACGACGGCCAGGTAGAGCAGGAAGAGGACGCCCATCATGTAGCCCTGCTGGGGCATCATGGGCACGCCCAGGATCTTGCCCGGGGCCACCTTCTCGGCGTAGGCCGGCTGGGTGTGCTTCTGCTTGATCATGATCAGCATGTGCGCGCCGATCAGGGCCATGAGCAGCAGCGGGAACCAGAGCACGTGCAGCGAGTAGACGCGCGGGATCGAGTGCAGCGTCGGGTACTCGCCGCCGAAGATCAGCTGCGAGACCCACTCGCCGATGTAGGGCATCGAGGCGCCGATGCCGTAACCGATCTGGGTGGCGGTCACGCTGAAGGCGTCGAAGGGGAGCGAGTAGCCGGTGAAGGCGGTGACGACGCTCAGGCCCAGGAGGGCGAGGCCGAGCAGCCAGTTGAGCTCGCGCGGCTTCTTGTAGGCCCCCGAGATGAGGATGCGCAGCATGTGCAGGAAGGCCGCCGCGATCATCACGTTCGCCGACCAGTGGTGCACGCTGCGCAGCACCGCCCCGAAGGGCAACGAGTCGATGTAGAGGATGGAGGCGTAGGCGGCGGGCAGCTCGCGGCCCATGTACTTGATCAGCCGGCTCGAGGGCTCGTAGTTGAAGGTAAGGAAGATGCCGGTGAGCACCAGGGTGATGAAGGCGAACATGGTGATCTCGCCCAGGAAGAAGGAGTGGTGCACCGGGAACGCCTTGCGCAGGAACTTCTTGTTGAAGCGGGACAAGCTGAGTCGTTCATCCAACCAACGGTACATGATCCCCTCCTAGACGGCGCAGCTTCCCCCTTGGGGCTCGAGGCCGGCCACCACGCCGACCGGGCTGGTGAATCCTCCGGCGCAGACGGGCTTGTCGTCCTGCACCTGCAGCGGCAGGGCCGGCAGGGGACGCGGCGGCGGACCGCCGACCACCTTGGCCCCCTGGCGCGGGTCGTAGATGCCCTTGTGGCAGGGGCACATCAGGTCCCCTTTGTCGGGCAGCCACTCGCTCACCGTGCAGCCCAGGTGGGTGCAGATGGCCGAGTAGGCCACGGTGCCGTCGGCGGCGTATTCGGCCGTCTCGGGGCTGAGCTCGCCCGGATCGAGGCGGATGAGCAGCACCATGTTGTTGCGCTCGCCGTTCTTGATCACGCCGGTCTTGGGGTCTTTGGGGAAGGCCAGCACCGCCGGCCCCTCCTTGGGCAGGTCGGCGAAGGAGATCTCGTCGCCCTTCTTGTCCCCTTCGGCGAAGACGAAGACGTCGCCCTTCTTGGGGGGCTCGGTCTCGGGCGTCACTTCCTTCTTGGGCTTGAGCGCCCCGATGGGCACCAGCATGGAGATGGCCCCCAGACCCAGGCCCACCCCGACGGTGGCGCCCACGATGGCACGACGGGTGGTGTCGGTTTTCTTGCTCATTACCAGGGCACCTCCGAGTGTTCGTCTTCGACCAGCACCTCGTCGTCGACGAAGAACTTTTTGTAGACCACCAGCAGCAGCGTCATCACCAGCAGGATCGCCGCGGACAGCTGACCCAGGAACGACGACTTGACCGGGCCCTCGGTCAACCCGTAGAGGATGGCGCTCACGAAGAGGCCCGAAAGCCCCACGAGCAGGAGCGCAAGCACGAAGACGACGACCATCGGGGCCGCGCCTCCTTCCGCTGCCTCGCGCCCGGGGCGCAGCTCGCCGCCTTCGAGCCAGGCGGAGATGTACCCGATCGCCCCCCAGAGGAAGAAGACGATACCGAAGGTGATCAGGCCCAGCTGACCGACCGAGAGCTCTTCGGGCTGGTGGCCGGCCAAGCGGGCGATGTGCAACCCGTCCAGGTAGGCCATGTACCACAAGGCCACCCCGAACAGGATGCCAAAGAACGGTAGAACCGTGTCGTTGCGGTACATTTCCCCTCCCTATCGCTTGGCGGCGACCTCGTCCGGCGAGACCGGGCCGAAGTCGTTGCCCCAGCTGTTACGGATGTAGGTCGCGATCGCCGCGATCTGCTGGTCGTCGTACTGTCCGGCGAAGCCCGGCATGGGCACCTTGCCGTTGAGGATACGGTCGATGACCAGGTCCTTGTCGGCCAGGTTCTTGTTGCCGGCGAGGGCCGGGAAGGTGGCGACGCCCGCGCCGTTCGGCTGGTGGCAGCCGGCGCAGCTGGCCAGGTAGAGGTTCTCACCCTCGCTCATCACCGCCGGGTCCACCGCGGCCGCTGCGGCCGGTGCGGGGGCGGCCTCCTCCTCAGGCGCCGCAGCCGCGCCGCCGCCCAGCGAGCTCAGGTAGGCGCGCAGGTCGGCCAGCTCCTTGTCGGAAAGCTGGGCGAAGGGGGGCATGCCGCCGCTGGTGCCGTTCTTGACGATGCTGTCGAACTGGTCGGCGTTCTGCACGATGGGCGCGCCCGCCAGCGCCGGCCCGAAGGCCCCCTCGGCGTTGGCGCCGTGGCAGCTCGCGCACTGGGCGGCGAAGACCTCCTTGCCCGCGGCGGCGTCGCCCGCGCCCGGAGCGGCGGCCGCGGCCTCCTCCACCGGGGCGGCCCCGGTCTCCTTAACGATCTCCTTGGCGCTGGGCGCGAAGGCAAAGTAGAACCAGAC is part of the Oceanithermus desulfurans genome and harbors:
- a CDS encoding cytochrome b, which gives rise to MYRWLDERLSLSRFNKKFLRKAFPVHHSFFLGEITMFAFITLVLTGIFLTFNYEPSSRLIKYMGRELPAAYASILYIDSLPFGAVLRSVHHWSANVMIAAAFLHMLRILISGAYKKPRELNWLLGLALLGLSVVTAFTGYSLPFDAFSVTATQIGYGIGASMPYIGEWVSQLIFGGEYPTLHSIPRVYSLHVLWFPLLLMALIGAHMLIMIKQKHTQPAYAEKVAPGKILGVPMMPQQGYMMGVLFLLYLAVVFFIGGSYIAHPVEAFGPPTASTPAVKPDWYFLWIYGILQIIPGDLKIPLPFGAAINSEFIGGVLVPGLLGIAAVLLPFLDTRKTKQRYLELPTRHPVRTSVTFALIAFLLTTSLAGWKQEFGFSNLQLWTIIIVGTLATYLTSYLIIVSYWGKAPKGEAGELEEA
- a CDS encoding QcrA and Rieske domain-containing protein — its product is MSKKTDTTRRAIVGATVGVGLGLGAISMLVPIGALKPKKEVTPETEPPKKGDVFVFAEGDKKGDEISFADLPKEGPAVLAFPKDPKTGVIKNGERNNMVLLIRLDPGELSPETAEYAADGTVAYSAICTHLGCTVSEWLPDKGDLMCPCHKGIYDPRQGAKVVGGPPPRPLPALPLQVQDDKPVCAGGFTSPVGVVAGLEPQGGSCAV
- a CDS encoding DUF7318 family protein, which encodes MYRNDTVLPFFGILFGVALWYMAYLDGLHIARLAGHQPEELSVGQLGLITFGIVFFLWGAIGYISAWLEGGELRPGREAAEGGAAPMVVVFVLALLLVGLSGLFVSAILYGLTEGPVKSSFLGQLSAAILLVMTLLLVVYKKFFVDDEVLVEDEHSEVPW
- a CDS encoding c-type cytochrome, with amino-acid sequence MNQNIERIEVFLDESKEPLQVLTSPPFKVTLDTRQIPDGPHTLRVVTTFKGGQVEEEIIDFEVDNLPSPFIDGLDDGQQVRGPVEFEVVTGDYAAPKTGGGLSIVGAVLSAVLVLGLVWFYFAFAPSAKEIVKETGAAPVEEAAAAAPGAGDAAAGKEVFAAQCASCHGANAEGAFGPALAGAPIVQNADQFDSIVKNGTSGGMPPFAQLSDKELADLRAYLSSLGGGAAAAPEEEAAPAPAAAAAVDPAVMSEGENLYLASCAGCHQPNGAGVATFPALAGNKNLADKDLVIDRILNGKVPMPGFAGQYDDQQIAAIATYIRNSWGNDFGPVSPDEVAAKR